One Silurus meridionalis isolate SWU-2019-XX chromosome 10, ASM1480568v1, whole genome shotgun sequence genomic window carries:
- the kif21a gene encoding kinesin-like protein KIF21A isoform X1: MNPGQDESSVRVALRIRPQLAREKIEGCHICTFVTPGEPQVILGKDKAFTFDHVFDMDTDQETIYANCTEKLIEGCLEGYNATIFAYGQTGSGKTYTMGTGFDVSISEDELGIIPRAVSHLFKGIEQRRQAATEQGRPVPEFKINAQFLELYNEEVLDLFDSTRDMESRKQKSHIKIHEDASGGIYTVGVTTRTVSSEAEMMQCLKLGALSRTTASTQMNVQSSRSHAIFTIHLCQVRVCTPSDNNDNETDNRLANGSSDMDEFETLTAKFHFVDLAGSERLKRTGATGERAKEGISINCGLLALGNVISALGDRSKRSTHVPYRDSKLTRLLQDSLGGNSQTVMIACISPSDRDFMETLNTLKYANRARNIKNKVVVNQDKASQQISALRTEIARLQMELMEYRTGKRIVSEDGMESINDMYHENSMLQMENQNLRVRVKAMQETIDAQRARLTQILSDQANNALAKAGEGSEEIGNMIQNYIKEIEDLRAKLLESEAVNENLRKNLSRASTRSPFYGGSAAFSLGPDPSQETSDIIELAKKDLEKLKRRERKKKKRLQQLLEERRVEEEEEMEVKEDSVLKEEIPDNEQEKGNEREQCEPASEEAEEVQEGSDHEEAEEEEEEEEDEELEADESSDDSDSELDEKENFQADLANITCEIAIKQKLIDELENSQRRLHTLKQQYEQKLMMLQSKIQDTQLERDRVLQNMGSVESCTEDKAKKIKAEYEKKLTVMNKELQKLQAAQKEHARLLKNQSQYEKQLKKLQQEVVEMKKIKVRLMKQMKEQQEKNRLTESRRNREIATLKKDQRKQEHQLKLLEAQKRQQELILRRKTEEVTALRRQVRPISGKMNRKVLLPENVQDSAHRMPSTRTHTGSGAPNGTRLYHRRPVGIYSTRIARVKWQSLERRISDIIMQRMTISNMEADMNRLLKQREDLTRRRDKLNRKKEKMATDSPEAEKAVQSLNEELESLLANIDYINDSIADCQANIMQMEEAKEEGETMDVSAVISSCTLSEARFLLDHFMSMAINKGLHAAQKESQIKVMEGRLKQTEINSATQNQLLFHMLKEKAEFNPELDALLGNALQELGNMSVENEDDSSSDESTQSPAADANTMATDLMKLCGETKTRSKARRRTTTQMELLYANSCEPGLDTPSGEFTSPLHPMAETPEGTDESLSSTLRDYMLPGSALSSRMGGINSGSRPGGLEKRVPEASPLNRRKTYDKGQAAADRAKAQEIKQGVINPVPASKSNRGGTLQCVHVAEGHSKAVLCVDSTDDLLFTGSKDRTCKVWNLVTGQEIMSLGGHPNNVVSVRYSSSMVFTVSTSYIKVWDIRDSAKCIRTLTSSGQVSTGDACAGNTSRTVTTAAGENQINQIALNPTGTVLYVAAGNSVRMWDLRRFVSSGKLTGHLGPVMCLTVDHSGSGQDLVITGSKDHYIKMFDVTEGALGSISPTHNFEPPHYDGIESVVVQGDCLFSGSRDNGIKKWDLARKDLLQQVPNAHRDWVCALGVVPGSPALLSGCRGGVLKLWHKDTLSALGELRGHESPINSISTNSSLLFTASDDRTVKIWRARGGLDSTDMTDITDEPGSN; encoded by the exons ACTGGTTCGGGAAAGACGTACACGATGGGCACTGGTTTCGACGTGAGCATATCGGAAGATGAGCTGGGCATCATCCCTCGAGCAGTCAGTCACCTTTTCAAAGGCATTGAGCAGAGACGACAGGCTGCAACAGAGCAAGGACGCCCAGTACCTGAGTTCAAGATTAATGCCCAGTTCCTGGAG ttGTATAATGAGGAGGTTCTGGATCTCTTTGACTCTACACGTGATATGGAGTCCCGAAAACAGAAATCTCAcataaagatccatgaagatgcCAGCGGCGGCATTTATACGGTGGGAGTGACCACACGCACTGTTTCTTCAGAGGCTGAA ATGATGCAGTGTTTGAAGCTGGGCGCTCTTTCACGAACTACTGCTAGCACTCAAATGAACGTACAGAGTTCTCGCTCACATGCCATCTTCACAATCCACCTGTGCCAAGTGCGCGTATGCACACCTTCAGACAAT AATGACAATGAGACTGATAACCGGCTGGCCAATGGCTCATCTGACATGGATGAGTTTGAGACACTAACTGCAAAGTTTCACTTCGTGGATCTGGCAGGTTCAGAACGGCTAAAGAGAACCGGTGCCACCGGAGAAAGAGCCAAAGAGGGCATTTCCATCAACTGTGGACTG TTGGCATTGGggaatgtcatcagtgccttaGGAGACAGAAGCAAACGGTCAACACATGTGCCTTACCGAGACTCCAAACTTACACGTCTTCTCCAGGATTCTTTGGGTGGCAACAG CCAAACAGTGATGATAGCCTGCATAAGTCCATCAGACCGGGACTTCATGGAGACTCTGAACACGCTGAAGTATGCAAACCGAGCCCGTAACATAAAGAACAAAGTGGTGGTGAATCAGGACAAAGCCAGTCAGCAGATCAGTGCTCTAAGGACGGAGATTGCAAGGCTGCAAATGGAGCTCATGGAGTACCGTACG GGCAAGCGTATTGTTAGTGAGGATGGCATGGAGAGCATCAATGACATGTACCATGAGAACTCCATGCTGCAGATGGAGAACCAGAATCTACGTGTACGTGTGAAAGCCATGCAAGAGACAATCGACGCCCAGCGAGCCCGCCTCACTCAGATCCTCAGCGATCAGGCTAATAATGCACTTGCAAAAGCTG GGGAAGGCAGTGAGGAAATTGGAAATATGATACAGAACTACATCAAAGAGATTGAAGATTTGAG GGCAAAATTGCTGGAAAGCGAGGCAGTGAATGAGAATCTGAGGAAGAATCTGTCTCGAGCGTCCACTAGATCGCCTTTCTATGGAGGGTCTGCAGCTTTCTCTCTGGGTCCTGACCCATCCCAAGAGACCTCTGACATCATTGAGCTGGCTAAGAAAGATCTGGAGAAActgaagaggagagagaggaagaaaaaaaaaag GCTCCAGCAGCTGCTGGAggagaggagagtggaggaggaagaggagatggaggtgaaggaagacag TGTTTTAAAGGAAGAAATCCCTGATAATGAgcaagagaaggggaatgagcgAGAGCAGTGTGAGCCTGCGAGTGAGGAGGCAGAG GAGGTCCAGGAAGGCAGTGATCATGAAGAGgctgaggaagaagaggaggaggaggaagatgaggagcTGGAAGCTGACGAGAGTTCAGATGATTCAGACTCAGAGTTGGATGAGAAAG AGAACTTTCAGGCAGACCTGGCCAACATCACTTGTGAGATTGCTATCAAGCAGAAGTTAATCGATGAGCTGGAGAACAGCCAAAGACGTCTTCACACCCTCAAACAGCAATATGAGCAAAAACTCATGATGCTGCAGAGTAAGATTCAGGACACTCAGCTGGAGAGAGATCGTGTACTGCAAAACATGG GCTCCGTAGAGTCCTGTACTGAGGACAAGGCGAAGAAAATAAAGGCAGAGTATGAGAAGAAACTAACCGTCATGAACAAAGAACTGCAGAAACTGCAAGCCGCCCAGAAAGAACACGCTCGCCTGCTCAAGAACCAGTCACAGTATGAAAAGCAGCTTAAGAAACTCCAACAGGAAGTCGTGGAGATGAAGAAAATCAAA GTGCGTCTGATGAAGCAAATGAAGGAGCAGCAGGAGAAAAACCGTCTGACAGAGTCACGCAGGAACCGTGAGATTGCCACACTGAAGAAGGACCAGCGAAAACAGGAG CACCAGCTGAAACTGCTTGAGGCCCAGAAGAGGCAGCAAGAGCTCATACTGCGCAGGAAGACTGAGGAG GTGACTGCTCTGAGACGGCAGGTTCGGCCTATTTCAGGAAAGATGAACAGAAAGGTTCTCCTACCAGAGAATGTACAGGACTCTGCCCACAGAATGCccagcacacgcacacacacaggatcaGGAGCTCCGAACGGAACGAG ACTGTACCATCGCAGACCTGTAGGGATTTACTCTACTCGTATAGCACGGGTCAAATGGCAGAGTCTGGAGCGCCGAATCTCCGACATCATCATGCAGCGCATGACAATCTCCAATATGGAGGCAGATATGAATCGCCTTCTcaag CAAAGAGAGGATCTCACACGGCGGAGAGACAAGCTAAacaggaagaaggagaagatggCCACCGATAGCCCTGAAGCTGAAAAAGCTGTGCAGTCTCTGAACGAGGAATTGGAGTCCCTTTTAGCAAATATCGACTACATTAACGACAGTATTGCTGACTGCCAGGCCAACATCATGCAGATGGAGGAGGCGAAG gaAGAGGGTGAGACGATGGATGTTTCAGCTGTGATCAGCTCCTGCACCCTTTCAGAGGCTCGTTTTCTTCTGGATCATTTCATGTCTATGGCTATCAATAAG GGACTACACGCGGCCCAGAAAGAGTCTCAGATTAAGGTGATGGAGGGCCGACTCAAGCAGACTGAGATCAACAGCGCCACTCAGAACCAACTGTTATTCCATATGCTGAAGGAGAAAGCAGAGTTTAACCCGGAGCTGGATGCACTTCTTGGGAATGCTCTGCAAG AGCTAGGTAACATGTCTGTGG AGAATGAAGATGACAGTAGCAGTGATGAGTCGACACAGAGTCCTGCAGCAGATGCGAA CACCATGGCCACTGATCTCATGAAGCTCTGTGGAGAGACCAAGACCAGGAGTAAG GCTCGAAGAAGAACTACCACACAAATGGAGTTGCTCTATGCGAACAGCTGTGAGCCTGGCCTCGATACACCCAGTGGGGAATTCACCAGCCCTCTCCACCCGATGGCTGAAACTCCAGAGGGCACAGACGAATCTTTGAGTAGTACGCTTAGGGACTACATGCTCCCTGGTTCTGCCTTGTCCTCGAGAATGGGTGGCAT AAACTCTGGCTCCAGACCTGGGGGGCTGGAAAAGAGAGTGCCGGAAGCGTCACCTCTCAACCGCAGGAAGACCTATGACAAGGGACAAGCAGCAGCCGACAGGGCTAAAGCACAGGAGATCAAACA AGGAGTGATAAACCCAGTACCTGCATCGAAGAGCAATCGCGGCGGTactctgcagtgtgtgcatgtggctGAGGGCCATAGCAAAGCTGTGCTGTGTGTGGACTCCACTGATGATCTCCTATTTACTGGATCTAAAG ATCGCACGTGCAAGGTGTGGAatctggtgactgggcaggaaaTCATGTCTCTCGGTGGCCATCCTAATAACGTTGTGTCAGTACGTTATAGCTCCAGCATGGTCTTTACAGTCTCCACCTCTTACATAAAAGTGTGGGACATCCGCGACTCTGCAAAGTGCATCCGCACCCTCAC atccTCTGGTCAGGTGAGCACAGGCGATGCATGTGCTGGTAACACCAGCCGCACAGTGACTACAGCCGCTGGAGAAAACCAGATCAACCAGATTGCCCTCAACCCTACAGGCACAGTGCTGTATGTGGCAGCTGGCAACTCTGTCCGCATGTGGGACCTCAGAAG GTTTGTCTCTTCAGGAAAACTTACAGGTCATCTAGGCCCAGTCATGTGTTTGACTGTGGATCACTCTGGCAGTGGCCAAGATCTGGTCATCACCGGCTCTAAGGATCACTATATCAAG ATGTTTGATGTAACAGAAGGAGCTCTAGGCAGCATCAGTCCTACGCACAACTTTGAACCTCCACACTACGATGGCATTGAGTCGGTAGTGGTGCAGGGAGACTGTCTATTCAGTGGCTCCAGAGacaatggaataaaaaaatgggaCCTGGCTCGCAAAGACCTACTGCAG CAAGTTCCTAACGCTCACCGGGACTGGGTGTGTGCGCTGGGCGTTGTGCCAGGTTCTCCTGCCCTGCTGAGTGGCTGTAGAGGAGGAGTGTTGAAGCTCTGGCACAAGGACACACTGAGCGCTCTCGGAGAACTCCGGGGACACGAGAGTCCTATCAACAGCATCTCTACAAACAGCAGCTTATTGTTTACCGCATCAGA TGATCGAACGGTGAAGATCTGGCGTGCGAGAGGAGGTCTGGACAGCACTGACATGACTGACATTACTGATGAACCTGGCAGCAACTGA
- the kif21a gene encoding kinesin-like protein KIF21A isoform X2 encodes MNPGQDESSVRVALRIRPQLAREKIEGCHICTFVTPGEPQVILGKDKAFTFDHVFDMDTDQETIYANCTEKLIEGCLEGYNATIFAYGQTGSGKTYTMGTGFDVSISEDELGIIPRAVSHLFKGIEQRRQAATEQGRPVPEFKINAQFLELYNEEVLDLFDSTRDMESRKQKSHIKIHEDASGGIYTVGVTTRTVSSEAEMMQCLKLGALSRTTASTQMNVQSSRSHAIFTIHLCQVRVCTPSDNNDNETDNRLANGSSDMDEFETLTAKFHFVDLAGSERLKRTGATGERAKEGISINCGLLALGNVISALGDRSKRSTHVPYRDSKLTRLLQDSLGGNSQTVMIACISPSDRDFMETLNTLKYANRARNIKNKVVVNQDKASQQISALRTEIARLQMELMEYRTGKRIVSEDGMESINDMYHENSMLQMENQNLRVRVKAMQETIDAQRARLTQILSDQANNALAKAGEGSEEIGNMIQNYIKEIEDLRAKLLESEAVNENLRKNLSRASTRSPFYGGSAAFSLGPDPSQETSDIIELAKKDLEKLKRRERKKKKRLQQLLEERRVEEEEEMEVKEDSVLKEEIPDNEQEKGNEREQCEPASEEAEEVQEGSDHEEAEEEEEEEEDEELEADESSDDSDSELDEKENFQADLANITCEIAIKQKLIDELENSQRRLHTLKQQYEQKLMMLQSKIQDTQLERDRVLQNMGSVESCTEDKAKKIKAEYEKKLTVMNKELQKLQAAQKEHARLLKNQSQYEKQLKKLQQEVVEMKKIKVRLMKQMKEQQEKNRLTESRRNREIATLKKDQRKQEHQLKLLEAQKRQQELILRRKTEEVTALRRQVRPISGKMNRKVLLPENVQDSAHRMPSTRTHTGSGAPNGTRLYHRRPVGIYSTRIARVKWQSLERRISDIIMQRMTISNMEADMNRLLKQREDLTRRRDKLNRKKEKMATDSPEAEKAVQSLNEELESLLANIDYINDSIADCQANIMQMEEAKEEGETMDVSAVISSCTLSEARFLLDHFMSMAINKGLHAAQKESQIKVMEGRLKQTEINSATQNQLLFHMLKEKAEFNPELDALLGNALQENEDDSSSDESTQSPAADANTMATDLMKLCGETKTRSKARRRTTTQMELLYANSCEPGLDTPSGEFTSPLHPMAETPEGTDESLSSTLRDYMLPGSALSSRMGGINSGSRPGGLEKRVPEASPLNRRKTYDKGQAAADRAKAQEIKQGVINPVPASKSNRGGTLQCVHVAEGHSKAVLCVDSTDDLLFTGSKDRTCKVWNLVTGQEIMSLGGHPNNVVSVRYSSSMVFTVSTSYIKVWDIRDSAKCIRTLTSSGQVSTGDACAGNTSRTVTTAAGENQINQIALNPTGTVLYVAAGNSVRMWDLRRFVSSGKLTGHLGPVMCLTVDHSGSGQDLVITGSKDHYIKMFDVTEGALGSISPTHNFEPPHYDGIESVVVQGDCLFSGSRDNGIKKWDLARKDLLQQVPNAHRDWVCALGVVPGSPALLSGCRGGVLKLWHKDTLSALGELRGHESPINSISTNSSLLFTASDDRTVKIWRARGGLDSTDMTDITDEPGSN; translated from the exons ACTGGTTCGGGAAAGACGTACACGATGGGCACTGGTTTCGACGTGAGCATATCGGAAGATGAGCTGGGCATCATCCCTCGAGCAGTCAGTCACCTTTTCAAAGGCATTGAGCAGAGACGACAGGCTGCAACAGAGCAAGGACGCCCAGTACCTGAGTTCAAGATTAATGCCCAGTTCCTGGAG ttGTATAATGAGGAGGTTCTGGATCTCTTTGACTCTACACGTGATATGGAGTCCCGAAAACAGAAATCTCAcataaagatccatgaagatgcCAGCGGCGGCATTTATACGGTGGGAGTGACCACACGCACTGTTTCTTCAGAGGCTGAA ATGATGCAGTGTTTGAAGCTGGGCGCTCTTTCACGAACTACTGCTAGCACTCAAATGAACGTACAGAGTTCTCGCTCACATGCCATCTTCACAATCCACCTGTGCCAAGTGCGCGTATGCACACCTTCAGACAAT AATGACAATGAGACTGATAACCGGCTGGCCAATGGCTCATCTGACATGGATGAGTTTGAGACACTAACTGCAAAGTTTCACTTCGTGGATCTGGCAGGTTCAGAACGGCTAAAGAGAACCGGTGCCACCGGAGAAAGAGCCAAAGAGGGCATTTCCATCAACTGTGGACTG TTGGCATTGGggaatgtcatcagtgccttaGGAGACAGAAGCAAACGGTCAACACATGTGCCTTACCGAGACTCCAAACTTACACGTCTTCTCCAGGATTCTTTGGGTGGCAACAG CCAAACAGTGATGATAGCCTGCATAAGTCCATCAGACCGGGACTTCATGGAGACTCTGAACACGCTGAAGTATGCAAACCGAGCCCGTAACATAAAGAACAAAGTGGTGGTGAATCAGGACAAAGCCAGTCAGCAGATCAGTGCTCTAAGGACGGAGATTGCAAGGCTGCAAATGGAGCTCATGGAGTACCGTACG GGCAAGCGTATTGTTAGTGAGGATGGCATGGAGAGCATCAATGACATGTACCATGAGAACTCCATGCTGCAGATGGAGAACCAGAATCTACGTGTACGTGTGAAAGCCATGCAAGAGACAATCGACGCCCAGCGAGCCCGCCTCACTCAGATCCTCAGCGATCAGGCTAATAATGCACTTGCAAAAGCTG GGGAAGGCAGTGAGGAAATTGGAAATATGATACAGAACTACATCAAAGAGATTGAAGATTTGAG GGCAAAATTGCTGGAAAGCGAGGCAGTGAATGAGAATCTGAGGAAGAATCTGTCTCGAGCGTCCACTAGATCGCCTTTCTATGGAGGGTCTGCAGCTTTCTCTCTGGGTCCTGACCCATCCCAAGAGACCTCTGACATCATTGAGCTGGCTAAGAAAGATCTGGAGAAActgaagaggagagagaggaagaaaaaaaaaag GCTCCAGCAGCTGCTGGAggagaggagagtggaggaggaagaggagatggaggtgaaggaagacag TGTTTTAAAGGAAGAAATCCCTGATAATGAgcaagagaaggggaatgagcgAGAGCAGTGTGAGCCTGCGAGTGAGGAGGCAGAG GAGGTCCAGGAAGGCAGTGATCATGAAGAGgctgaggaagaagaggaggaggaggaagatgaggagcTGGAAGCTGACGAGAGTTCAGATGATTCAGACTCAGAGTTGGATGAGAAAG AGAACTTTCAGGCAGACCTGGCCAACATCACTTGTGAGATTGCTATCAAGCAGAAGTTAATCGATGAGCTGGAGAACAGCCAAAGACGTCTTCACACCCTCAAACAGCAATATGAGCAAAAACTCATGATGCTGCAGAGTAAGATTCAGGACACTCAGCTGGAGAGAGATCGTGTACTGCAAAACATGG GCTCCGTAGAGTCCTGTACTGAGGACAAGGCGAAGAAAATAAAGGCAGAGTATGAGAAGAAACTAACCGTCATGAACAAAGAACTGCAGAAACTGCAAGCCGCCCAGAAAGAACACGCTCGCCTGCTCAAGAACCAGTCACAGTATGAAAAGCAGCTTAAGAAACTCCAACAGGAAGTCGTGGAGATGAAGAAAATCAAA GTGCGTCTGATGAAGCAAATGAAGGAGCAGCAGGAGAAAAACCGTCTGACAGAGTCACGCAGGAACCGTGAGATTGCCACACTGAAGAAGGACCAGCGAAAACAGGAG CACCAGCTGAAACTGCTTGAGGCCCAGAAGAGGCAGCAAGAGCTCATACTGCGCAGGAAGACTGAGGAG GTGACTGCTCTGAGACGGCAGGTTCGGCCTATTTCAGGAAAGATGAACAGAAAGGTTCTCCTACCAGAGAATGTACAGGACTCTGCCCACAGAATGCccagcacacgcacacacacaggatcaGGAGCTCCGAACGGAACGAG ACTGTACCATCGCAGACCTGTAGGGATTTACTCTACTCGTATAGCACGGGTCAAATGGCAGAGTCTGGAGCGCCGAATCTCCGACATCATCATGCAGCGCATGACAATCTCCAATATGGAGGCAGATATGAATCGCCTTCTcaag CAAAGAGAGGATCTCACACGGCGGAGAGACAAGCTAAacaggaagaaggagaagatggCCACCGATAGCCCTGAAGCTGAAAAAGCTGTGCAGTCTCTGAACGAGGAATTGGAGTCCCTTTTAGCAAATATCGACTACATTAACGACAGTATTGCTGACTGCCAGGCCAACATCATGCAGATGGAGGAGGCGAAG gaAGAGGGTGAGACGATGGATGTTTCAGCTGTGATCAGCTCCTGCACCCTTTCAGAGGCTCGTTTTCTTCTGGATCATTTCATGTCTATGGCTATCAATAAG GGACTACACGCGGCCCAGAAAGAGTCTCAGATTAAGGTGATGGAGGGCCGACTCAAGCAGACTGAGATCAACAGCGCCACTCAGAACCAACTGTTATTCCATATGCTGAAGGAGAAAGCAGAGTTTAACCCGGAGCTGGATGCACTTCTTGGGAATGCTCTGCAAG AGAATGAAGATGACAGTAGCAGTGATGAGTCGACACAGAGTCCTGCAGCAGATGCGAA CACCATGGCCACTGATCTCATGAAGCTCTGTGGAGAGACCAAGACCAGGAGTAAG GCTCGAAGAAGAACTACCACACAAATGGAGTTGCTCTATGCGAACAGCTGTGAGCCTGGCCTCGATACACCCAGTGGGGAATTCACCAGCCCTCTCCACCCGATGGCTGAAACTCCAGAGGGCACAGACGAATCTTTGAGTAGTACGCTTAGGGACTACATGCTCCCTGGTTCTGCCTTGTCCTCGAGAATGGGTGGCAT AAACTCTGGCTCCAGACCTGGGGGGCTGGAAAAGAGAGTGCCGGAAGCGTCACCTCTCAACCGCAGGAAGACCTATGACAAGGGACAAGCAGCAGCCGACAGGGCTAAAGCACAGGAGATCAAACA AGGAGTGATAAACCCAGTACCTGCATCGAAGAGCAATCGCGGCGGTactctgcagtgtgtgcatgtggctGAGGGCCATAGCAAAGCTGTGCTGTGTGTGGACTCCACTGATGATCTCCTATTTACTGGATCTAAAG ATCGCACGTGCAAGGTGTGGAatctggtgactgggcaggaaaTCATGTCTCTCGGTGGCCATCCTAATAACGTTGTGTCAGTACGTTATAGCTCCAGCATGGTCTTTACAGTCTCCACCTCTTACATAAAAGTGTGGGACATCCGCGACTCTGCAAAGTGCATCCGCACCCTCAC atccTCTGGTCAGGTGAGCACAGGCGATGCATGTGCTGGTAACACCAGCCGCACAGTGACTACAGCCGCTGGAGAAAACCAGATCAACCAGATTGCCCTCAACCCTACAGGCACAGTGCTGTATGTGGCAGCTGGCAACTCTGTCCGCATGTGGGACCTCAGAAG GTTTGTCTCTTCAGGAAAACTTACAGGTCATCTAGGCCCAGTCATGTGTTTGACTGTGGATCACTCTGGCAGTGGCCAAGATCTGGTCATCACCGGCTCTAAGGATCACTATATCAAG ATGTTTGATGTAACAGAAGGAGCTCTAGGCAGCATCAGTCCTACGCACAACTTTGAACCTCCACACTACGATGGCATTGAGTCGGTAGTGGTGCAGGGAGACTGTCTATTCAGTGGCTCCAGAGacaatggaataaaaaaatgggaCCTGGCTCGCAAAGACCTACTGCAG CAAGTTCCTAACGCTCACCGGGACTGGGTGTGTGCGCTGGGCGTTGTGCCAGGTTCTCCTGCCCTGCTGAGTGGCTGTAGAGGAGGAGTGTTGAAGCTCTGGCACAAGGACACACTGAGCGCTCTCGGAGAACTCCGGGGACACGAGAGTCCTATCAACAGCATCTCTACAAACAGCAGCTTATTGTTTACCGCATCAGA TGATCGAACGGTGAAGATCTGGCGTGCGAGAGGAGGTCTGGACAGCACTGACATGACTGACATTACTGATGAACCTGGCAGCAACTGA